From the Saccharobesus litoralis genome, one window contains:
- a CDS encoding ATP-binding protein — MIKRSIQANAFLFAVVPTLLTALFVTLVLAVRMSAERDQLLASQAHNLAEAIAFASEGHLANNQKAQLSAKLKEIHANASLSIEKIAIYRPSGHLYVASKYEDISPVFNPIKLKNRMYQTDRRGEKLIISRSIMSFDSSKVLDDAWQDDTVTSPLAAPLGYVYVEINISSQMFYAHRSNLLAGILILLGTLFTSVLMRVLIKRIVDPVVSIVDTIKKIGAGNLNARVDIPVQYELNELKIGINMMASELQENNERLEEEIETATYDLQQNLHLVEEKNAQLDIARKDALEASKIKSQFLATMSHEIRTPLTAIMGFTKELSKIELQQPYNEYVNTINASADNLVAIVNDILDFSKIEAGKLELDSVAYDLQQTVEDVIKLVSPIAFGKNLSFIYESDRLPTAVIGDQHRIKQLITNLVSNAIKFTPKGHVAIRIGMLCTSSTQCEITIEVEDSGIGISHDKQAKLFTAFSQAESSTTRRFGGTGLGLAICQGLVKQMSGKLSLVSAEGKGSTFTLTIPITVTQKPQTFVDMPGLDRVLILDSESRSHTSYEKICQQVGATPTICNDISSWEEQVRSEQQYDLILIASDHDEESLELLPLQASFASKLAPDTPVMLVLPLLSRVAPENRGDLADWQCIEKPLTLIKLNSAWQKIQDTKRLTSPAIDGETKVESHIRMLAVDDNETNLKLLSAILREEKVDLVTCTSGIEACDICQQEVFDLILMDVQMPEMDGVDTTKHLRLQGLNQETPIIAFTAHAFKEERDMLLKQGMDDYLGKPIDIEKFNNLVNKWVRKTESDNISHKSISSNQSAGIDWSLSLKMAANKHQVAMEMLNMLVDTFAEMKQDIDAARYKHDTVELLRLIHKFHGSTCYTGVPKLKSLSFSLESQLKKGVLVNLNEQVDTLFAEMDKVAQELELIPVNH, encoded by the coding sequence ATGATTAAACGCAGTATACAAGCCAACGCTTTTCTTTTTGCCGTCGTACCGACTTTACTCACTGCGTTATTCGTTACCCTAGTATTGGCTGTGCGAATGTCAGCCGAGCGCGATCAACTTTTAGCCAGCCAAGCTCACAATCTTGCAGAAGCTATCGCTTTTGCCAGCGAAGGCCACTTAGCCAATAATCAAAAAGCTCAGCTCAGTGCCAAGTTAAAAGAGATCCATGCCAATGCTTCACTGTCGATTGAAAAAATTGCCATTTATCGACCGTCCGGACATTTATACGTCGCCAGTAAATATGAAGATATTAGTCCGGTATTTAACCCAATTAAACTGAAAAACCGTATGTACCAAACCGACCGGCGTGGTGAAAAGCTAATAATAAGCCGTTCTATCATGTCGTTTGATTCCAGCAAAGTTTTAGACGACGCATGGCAAGATGATACGGTCACCAGCCCTCTTGCAGCACCTTTAGGCTATGTATATGTCGAAATAAATATTTCTAGCCAAATGTTTTACGCTCATCGCAGTAATTTGTTGGCCGGCATATTAATTTTACTCGGCACTCTGTTTACTAGTGTGTTAATGCGGGTTTTGATCAAACGCATTGTTGATCCTGTGGTGAGTATTGTCGACACCATCAAAAAAATTGGTGCGGGTAACCTAAATGCTCGGGTTGATATACCCGTGCAATACGAGCTTAACGAGCTAAAAATCGGTATCAATATGATGGCGTCAGAACTGCAGGAGAACAATGAGCGACTGGAAGAAGAAATTGAAACCGCCACCTATGATCTGCAACAGAACCTCCACCTCGTTGAAGAGAAAAACGCTCAGCTAGATATCGCCCGTAAAGATGCATTAGAAGCGAGTAAAATAAAATCACAATTTTTGGCGACCATGAGCCACGAAATTCGCACACCGTTAACCGCGATCATGGGTTTTACCAAAGAACTGAGTAAAATTGAATTACAACAACCTTATAATGAATACGTCAACACCATTAATGCTTCTGCCGACAATCTGGTAGCCATTGTTAACGATATTCTCGATTTCTCGAAAATAGAAGCCGGTAAACTTGAACTCGATAGTGTGGCTTACGATCTCCAGCAAACAGTTGAAGACGTCATTAAATTGGTTTCACCCATCGCATTCGGTAAAAACTTAAGCTTTATTTACGAAAGCGACCGCTTACCAACCGCTGTGATTGGCGATCAACATCGTATTAAGCAATTGATTACCAACTTAGTTTCTAATGCCATTAAATTCACACCCAAAGGTCATGTGGCGATCCGTATCGGAATGCTATGTACATCCAGCACGCAATGCGAGATTACAATAGAAGTAGAAGATTCAGGCATAGGCATTAGCCACGACAAACAAGCCAAGTTATTTACCGCATTTAGTCAAGCAGAAAGCTCAACCACGCGGCGCTTTGGCGGCACAGGGCTCGGGTTAGCCATTTGCCAAGGTTTGGTCAAACAAATGAGTGGCAAACTAAGCTTAGTTAGTGCCGAAGGTAAAGGCAGCACTTTTACTCTAACCATCCCCATTACTGTCACCCAAAAACCGCAAACCTTTGTCGATATGCCAGGGCTAGACAGAGTGTTAATATTAGACAGTGAATCTCGTAGCCACACCAGTTACGAAAAAATTTGCCAACAAGTCGGCGCCACCCCAACAATATGTAATGATATTTCCAGTTGGGAAGAGCAAGTACGCAGTGAACAACAATATGACCTCATCTTAATTGCCAGCGATCATGATGAAGAATCGTTAGAATTACTCCCCTTGCAAGCTAGCTTTGCCAGCAAACTGGCTCCTGATACCCCAGTTATGCTGGTGTTACCTTTACTTAGCCGAGTCGCACCAGAGAACCGAGGCGATTTAGCCGATTGGCAATGTATTGAAAAACCACTGACCTTAATTAAACTCAACAGCGCGTGGCAAAAAATTCAAGACACTAAGCGACTCACCTCGCCCGCGATAGACGGCGAAACAAAAGTAGAGAGTCACATTCGCATGCTCGCAGTTGATGACAACGAAACAAATTTGAAGTTGTTATCTGCCATATTACGTGAAGAAAAAGTCGACTTAGTCACTTGTACTTCTGGCATAGAAGCCTGCGACATCTGCCAGCAGGAAGTGTTTGATTTAATATTAATGGATGTACAAATGCCAGAAATGGACGGCGTTGACACCACCAAACATTTACGCTTACAAGGACTCAATCAGGAAACGCCAATTATTGCCTTTACCGCCCACGCGTTTAAAGAAGAACGTGACATGCTGCTTAAACAAGGCATGGACGATTATTTAGGTAAACCAATCGACATCGAAAAATTCAATAATTTAGTTAACAAGTGGGTGCGTAAAACCGAAAGTGATAACATCAGCCATAAAAGTATATCGTCTAACCAAAGCGCTGGCATTGACTGGTCATTATCGTTAAAAATGGCGGCTAATAAGCATCAAGTGGCGATGGAAATGCTGAATATGCTGGTCGATACCTTTGCTGAAATGAAACAAGATATTGACGCCGCCCGCTACAAACACGATACCGTTGAATTACTCAGACTGATCCATAAATTTCACGGTTCAACCTGTTACACAGGCGTACCTAAACTAAAAAGCTTATCATTTAGTTTAGAGAGCCAACTTAAAAAAGGGGTTTTAGTCAATTTAAACGAACAAGTGGACACTTTATTTGCTGAAATGGATAAAGTCGCGCAAGAGTTAGAGCTAATCCCTGTTAACCATTGA
- a CDS encoding assimilatory sulfite reductase (NADPH) flavoprotein subunit, producing the protein MTLKQNNELVSPLNPQQATQLQQVVSELSPNQLSWVSGYLYGLSQANPAAAGTTPAAAAAPAGKLTILFGSQTGNTKSVANQAFEAAKAKGIDARLVSMADFKPKDIKKETHLLVLSCTQGEGDPPDDAIELHEFLNSKKAPKLDGVKYSVLALGDSSYEFFCQTGKDFDTLLGKLGGKSVSPRVDCDVEYEAPAAAWIEAAVAAMAQDLSAGVAAAPVAAGSAPVVGTSQYNKKNPFTATLETNQKITGRDSSKDIRHFEISLEESGLTYKPGDSLGVWFKNDEAVVADFITKVGLKGDETVKVDDVEVSLTDALIKSYELTLSHPGFVSKYAELTGNEELAKLADDREALRAYIDGRQLIDIVREHPSELTAEQIVSCLRRLTPRLYSIASSQAEVEEEVHLTVGVVRYDAFGEEHFGGASGFLAERLEEGGEVDVFVEESHFRLPEDEMAPVIMVGPGTGVAPFRAFMQEIDAEELNTQTWLFFGNPNFTEDFLYQVEWQDYLKRGVLNNIDLAFSRDQAEKIYVQDRMLEKAEELWAWLEKGAYFYVCGDATRMAKDVHEALVTIVEQQGGKSREDAEAYVTELRKNKRYQRDVY; encoded by the coding sequence ATGACGCTTAAGCAAAACAATGAGCTTGTCAGCCCATTAAACCCGCAACAAGCTACACAACTTCAGCAAGTTGTTAGCGAATTAAGCCCAAACCAGCTTTCATGGGTAAGCGGCTATTTGTATGGTTTATCACAAGCGAACCCTGCTGCGGCAGGCACTACTCCAGCAGCAGCTGCAGCACCTGCTGGTAAATTAACCATTTTATTTGGCTCGCAAACAGGCAATACCAAGTCTGTGGCGAATCAAGCTTTCGAAGCAGCTAAAGCTAAGGGCATCGACGCTCGTTTAGTTTCAATGGCTGATTTCAAACCGAAAGACATCAAAAAAGAAACTCACTTATTAGTATTGTCATGTACTCAAGGTGAAGGCGATCCACCTGATGATGCTATCGAATTACACGAGTTCTTAAACAGTAAAAAAGCACCAAAATTAGACGGTGTTAAATATTCTGTTCTAGCACTAGGTGATTCATCGTATGAATTTTTCTGCCAAACCGGTAAAGACTTTGACACTTTACTTGGCAAATTAGGTGGTAAATCAGTTTCTCCACGTGTTGATTGCGACGTTGAATACGAAGCGCCAGCCGCAGCTTGGATTGAAGCCGCCGTTGCCGCTATGGCGCAGGATTTATCTGCCGGTGTTGCAGCAGCTCCTGTGGCAGCTGGCAGTGCTCCAGTTGTTGGCACAAGTCAATACAACAAAAAGAATCCTTTTACCGCCACGTTAGAAACTAACCAGAAGATCACAGGTCGCGATTCATCAAAAGATATTCGCCACTTTGAGATCTCACTTGAAGAGTCAGGTTTAACTTACAAGCCAGGTGATTCACTAGGTGTTTGGTTCAAAAATGACGAAGCTGTCGTTGCGGACTTTATAACAAAAGTTGGCCTTAAAGGCGATGAAACAGTTAAAGTTGACGACGTTGAAGTTAGCCTAACTGACGCCCTAATTAAGAGTTACGAGCTAACCCTTAGTCACCCTGGTTTTGTTAGCAAATACGCTGAATTAACCGGTAACGAAGAGCTAGCTAAATTAGCCGACGATCGCGAAGCATTGCGTGCCTATATTGATGGCCGTCAGCTAATCGATATTGTACGTGAACACCCAAGCGAACTAACAGCTGAACAAATCGTTAGCTGCTTACGTCGTTTAACCCCACGTTTATATTCTATCGCTTCAAGCCAAGCAGAAGTGGAAGAAGAAGTTCACTTAACGGTTGGCGTTGTCCGTTACGACGCATTCGGTGAAGAGCACTTCGGTGGCGCTTCTGGTTTCTTAGCAGAACGCTTAGAAGAAGGCGGCGAAGTTGACGTATTCGTTGAAGAATCTCACTTCCGTTTACCTGAAGACGAAATGGCGCCAGTAATCATGGTTGGCCCAGGTACAGGTGTTGCGCCTTTCCGCGCCTTTATGCAGGAAATCGACGCAGAAGAACTGAATACGCAAACTTGGTTATTCTTCGGTAACCCTAACTTTACTGAAGATTTCCTATACCAAGTTGAATGGCAAGACTACTTGAAACGTGGTGTGCTAAATAACATCGACCTTGCGTTCTCTCGTGACCAAGCTGAAAAAATCTATGTGCAAGATCGCATGTTAGAAAAAGCTGAAGAGTTATGGGCATGGTTAGAAAAAGGCGCTTACTTCTACGTATGTGGTGACGCGACGCGTATGGCTAAAGACGTACACGAAGCCCTTGTCACTATCGTTGAGCAGCAAGGCGGCAAGAGCCGTGAAGATGCTGAAGCCTATGTAACCGAGTTACGTAAGAATAAACGTTACCAAAGAGATGTTTACTAA